A single window of Larimichthys crocea isolate SSNF chromosome XII, L_crocea_2.0, whole genome shotgun sequence DNA harbors:
- the fbxl20 gene encoding F-box/LRR-repeat protein 20 isoform X1, with amino-acid sequence MGKEGNGVSRSRFEMFTNSDEAVINKKLPKELLLRIFSFLDVVTLCRCAQVSRSWNVLALDGSNWQRIDLFDFQRDIEGRVVENISKRCGGFLRKLSLRGCLGVGDSALRTFSQNCRNIELLSLNGCTKITDSTCNSLSKFCPKLKHLDLSSCTSITNLSLKALSEGCPLLEQLNISWCDQVTKDGIQALVRSCPGLKGLFLKGCTQLEDEALKHIGAHCPELVTLNLQTCSVSPQITDEGLITICRGCHRLQSLCVSGCANITDAILHALGQNCPRLRILEVARCSQLTDVGFTTLARNCHELEKMDLEECVQITDGTLIQLSIHCPRLQVLSLSHCELITDDGIRHLGSGPCAHDRLEVIELDNCPLITDASLEHLKSCHSLDRIELYDCQQITRAGIKRLRTHLPNIKVHAYFAPVTPPPSVGGSRQRFCRCCVLL; translated from the exons ATGTTCACAAACAGTGATGAGGCAGTCATCAATAAGAAGCTGCCTAAGGAGCTGTTGCTACG AATCTTCTCCTTTCTGGATGTGGTGACACTGTGTCGCTGTGCCCAGGTCTCACGG TCCTGGAATGTTCTGGCCTTGGATGGCAGCAACTGGCAAAGAATCGACCTCTTTGACTTTCAGAGGGACATTGAG gGCCGAGTGGTGGAGAACATCTCAAAGCGATGTGGGGGGTTCCTTAGGAAGTTAAGTCTGCGGGGTTGCCTAGGTGTGGGTGACAGCGCTCTGAG gacTTTCTCGCAGAACTGCAGGAACATCGAGTTACTTAGTCTGAACGGCTGCACCAAGATCACTGACAG CACATGTAATAGCCTTAGTAAGTTCTGTCCAAAGTTGAAGCACCTGGACCTCTCCTCCTGTACCTCAATCACCAACCTGTCACTCAAAGCTCTCAG TGAGGGTTGTCCCCTGCTGGAGCAGCTAAACATCTCCTGGTGTGATCAGGTCACCAAGGATGGTATCCAGGCCCTGGTGCGTTCCTGCCCTGGACTCAAAGGCCTTTTCCTCAAGGGATGCACACAG CTTGAGGATGAGGCTCTGAAACATATCGGGGCTCACTGTCCAGAACTGGTCACACTCAACCTACAGACATGTTCAGTAAGTCCA CAGATCACAGACGAGGGACTCATCACAATTTGCAGAGGCTGTCACCGTCTGCAGTCTCTTTGTGTGTCGGGCTGTGCCAATATCACAGACGCCATCCTGCACGCTCTGGGACAGAACTGTCCTCGCCTCAG aaTATTAGAAGTGGCTCGCTGCTCTCAGCTTACAGACGTGGGCTTCACTACATTAGCAAGG aatTGTCATGAACTCGAGAAGATGGATTTAGAAGAATGTGTGCAG ATCACAGATGGAACGCTCATCCAGCTGTCTATCCACTGCCCTCGTTTGCAAGTCCTG AGCCTGTCTCACTGTGAGCTGATCACTGATGATGGCATCAGACACCTCGGCAGCGGCCCCTGTGCTCACGACCGTCTGGAGGTGATCGAGCTGGACAACTGCCCCCTGATCACAGACGCCTCACTGGAGCACTTGAAGAGCTGCCATAGTCTGGATCGCATTGAGCTCTATGACTGCCAGCAGATCACCCGCGCAGGCATCAAGAGACTAAGG ACCCATCTGCCCAACATCAAAGTGCATGCATACTTCGCTCCCGTCACTCCGCCCCCCTCTGTCGGGGGCAGTCGTCAGAGGTTTTGTCGCTGCTGTGTTTTGCTATGA
- the fbxl20 gene encoding F-box/LRR-repeat protein 20 isoform X2, which translates to MGKEGNGVSRSRFEMFTNSDEAVINKKLPKELLLRIFSFLDVVTLCRCAQVSRSWNVLALDGSNWQRIDLFDFQRDIEGRVVENISKRCGGFLRKLSLRGCLGVGDSALRTFSQNCRNIELLSLNGCTKITDSTCNSLSKFCPKLKHLDLSSCTSITNLSLKALSEGCPLLEQLNISWCDQVTKDGIQALVRSCPGLKGLFLKGCTQLEDEALKHIGAHCPELVTLNLQTCSQITDEGLITICRGCHRLQSLCVSGCANITDAILHALGQNCPRLRILEVARCSQLTDVGFTTLARNCHELEKMDLEECVQITDGTLIQLSIHCPRLQVLSLSHCELITDDGIRHLGSGPCAHDRLEVIELDNCPLITDASLEHLKSCHSLDRIELYDCQQITRAGIKRLRTHLPNIKVHAYFAPVTPPPSVGGSRQRFCRCCVLL; encoded by the exons ATGTTCACAAACAGTGATGAGGCAGTCATCAATAAGAAGCTGCCTAAGGAGCTGTTGCTACG AATCTTCTCCTTTCTGGATGTGGTGACACTGTGTCGCTGTGCCCAGGTCTCACGG TCCTGGAATGTTCTGGCCTTGGATGGCAGCAACTGGCAAAGAATCGACCTCTTTGACTTTCAGAGGGACATTGAG gGCCGAGTGGTGGAGAACATCTCAAAGCGATGTGGGGGGTTCCTTAGGAAGTTAAGTCTGCGGGGTTGCCTAGGTGTGGGTGACAGCGCTCTGAG gacTTTCTCGCAGAACTGCAGGAACATCGAGTTACTTAGTCTGAACGGCTGCACCAAGATCACTGACAG CACATGTAATAGCCTTAGTAAGTTCTGTCCAAAGTTGAAGCACCTGGACCTCTCCTCCTGTACCTCAATCACCAACCTGTCACTCAAAGCTCTCAG TGAGGGTTGTCCCCTGCTGGAGCAGCTAAACATCTCCTGGTGTGATCAGGTCACCAAGGATGGTATCCAGGCCCTGGTGCGTTCCTGCCCTGGACTCAAAGGCCTTTTCCTCAAGGGATGCACACAG CTTGAGGATGAGGCTCTGAAACATATCGGGGCTCACTGTCCAGAACTGGTCACACTCAACCTACAGACATGTTCA CAGATCACAGACGAGGGACTCATCACAATTTGCAGAGGCTGTCACCGTCTGCAGTCTCTTTGTGTGTCGGGCTGTGCCAATATCACAGACGCCATCCTGCACGCTCTGGGACAGAACTGTCCTCGCCTCAG aaTATTAGAAGTGGCTCGCTGCTCTCAGCTTACAGACGTGGGCTTCACTACATTAGCAAGG aatTGTCATGAACTCGAGAAGATGGATTTAGAAGAATGTGTGCAG ATCACAGATGGAACGCTCATCCAGCTGTCTATCCACTGCCCTCGTTTGCAAGTCCTG AGCCTGTCTCACTGTGAGCTGATCACTGATGATGGCATCAGACACCTCGGCAGCGGCCCCTGTGCTCACGACCGTCTGGAGGTGATCGAGCTGGACAACTGCCCCCTGATCACAGACGCCTCACTGGAGCACTTGAAGAGCTGCCATAGTCTGGATCGCATTGAGCTCTATGACTGCCAGCAGATCACCCGCGCAGGCATCAAGAGACTAAGG ACCCATCTGCCCAACATCAAAGTGCATGCATACTTCGCTCCCGTCACTCCGCCCCCCTCTGTCGGGGGCAGTCGTCAGAGGTTTTGTCGCTGCTGTGTTTTGCTATGA